From Etheostoma cragini isolate CJK2018 chromosome 1, CSU_Ecrag_1.0, whole genome shotgun sequence, a single genomic window includes:
- the fadd gene encoding FAS-associated death domain protein yields the protein MTSFQFNAALLDISTQLSAKELEDLKFLCIDIIGKRQRDDVKTGVKLFQLLMERGKLGVDNTKWLSDSLTHINRHDLSDKLNNFESQCEINDDQPDDDEKAKLDIATDVIAEHLGRSWRKLGRRLGLKDVKLDSISKRHPTELEETARELLKEWRKSRGAEARTSQLIEALRACQFNLTADKVEDRLASR from the exons ATGACTTCTTTCCAGTTTAACGCCGCTTTACTGGACATATCTACCCAGCTGTCGGCTAAGGAGCTGGAGGATTTAAAGTTTCTCTGCATAGACATAATCGGGAAAAGACAGCGGGATGATGTCAAGACCGGAGTCAAACTGTTCCAGCTTCTGATGGAGAGAGGCAAACTGGGAGTCGACAACACCAAGTGGCTGTCcgattctctcacacacattaatcGACACGACCTCTCAGACAAATTGAACAATTTTGAAAGCCAGTGTGAAATCAATGATGACCAACCCGACGACGACGAGAAAG CCAAATTGGACATCGCCACAGATGTGATTGCCGAGCACCTGGGAAGGTCTTGGCGCAAACTGGGCCGTAGGCTGGGTTTGAAGGACGTGAAGCTGGACTCCATCTCCAAGAGGCATCCCACAGAGCTGGAGGAGACAGCGAGGGAGCTGCTGAAGGAGTGGAGGAAGAGTCGAGGAGCCGAGGCCCGAACATCGCAGCTGATAGAAGCCCTGAGAGCCTGCCAGTTCAACCTGACCGCTGATAAAGTAGAGGACCGACTCGCATCCCGCTGA
- the LOC117942536 gene encoding high choriolytic enzyme 1-like, protein MLVFSWSLVALLLVSSSWAEEDVATLEEDFLKELPVGQLLERANRDRTPDLDEPTLIGGDIAVKPGADKNADPCTSRGCLWLKNADGKVYIPYYIANHYSSREAAIITRGLESFSSVSCIRFRPYQNGDHEWLSIESRNGCYSYVGRQGGAQTVSLARSGCLYHSTVQHELLHALGFNHEQTRSDRDNHIKVYWENIQDGMAYNFNIINTLNQGTPYDYNSVMQYEKYAFSKNNRPTMMPIPDPNVSFGQATQMSRNDIDRLNRLYKC, encoded by the exons ATGTTGGTTTTCTCCTGGTCTCTCGTCGCCCTGCTGCTGGTGTCCTCTTCCTGGGCCGAG GAAG ATGTAGCTACCCTTGAGGAAGACTTTTTAAAGGAGCTGCCGGTCGGTCAACTGCTGGAGAGAGCCAACAGAGACCGCA CCCCTGACCTTGACGAGCCCACCCTGATTGGAGGAGACATCGCTGTGAAGCCAGGGGCCGACAAAAACGCCGACCCCTGCACCTCCAGAGGCTGCCTGTGGCTCAAGAATGCCGATGGGAAGGTCTACATTCCCTACTACATTGCCAACCACTACT CCTCCCGTGAAGCGGCCATCATCACTCGTGGACTGGAGTCTTTCTCTTCAGTTTCTTGCATCCGTTTCAGACCCTACCAGAACGGTGATCACGAGTGGCTGAGCATCGAGTCCAGGAACGG CTGCTACTCCTACGTGGGTCGTCAGGGTGGTGCTCAGACTGTGTCTCTGGCCCGTAGTGGATGTCTGTACCACAGCACCGTCCAACACGAGCTGCTCCACGCCCTCGGCTTCAACCATGAACAGACCCGCTCGGACAGGGACAACCACATCAAGGTGTACTGGGAAAACATCCAGGATG GAATGGcgtacaacttcaacataatcAACACTCTGAACCAGGGAACTCCTTATGACTACAACTCTGTCATGCAGTATGAGAA GTATGCCTTCTCCAAGAACAACCGCCCCACTATGATGCCCATTCCTGACCCTAACGTATCCTTCGGCCAGGCCACCCAGATGAGCAGGAATGACATTGATAGGCTGAACAGGCTGTACAAATGCT GA